Proteins encoded together in one Flexistipes sp. window:
- a CDS encoding anthranilate synthase component I family protein, with the protein MIYPDKERFKKLSEKYSHITIYREIVGDTLTPIGLLKNFSNRDSVFLLESANLDKTFSRFSFFGINPSEIVSLKNGSLNVEKNGKKTKIDINPVDYLNSKIEKFNGYADPKFGAFSGGYVGYFGYEFINYTGTLRHKLTEPADENLIYLMLMNEFYVFDNRTGRVYAACNAETNGNLESNYETAVKRTRKMADEINDFNFDNYTSADKLSVSKEFSKEEFEKTVNKLKSDIADGELIQCVFSNKYEVKGSIHPLSFYRSLRNVNPSPYMFYFKMKDKTMLGSSPEIHLKVESGKATLKPIAGTYPVGEDIEKIKKELLEDEKEKSEHLMLLDLARNDLYTSCDTDSVKVEKSFNAEVYSHVVHIVSEVSGRLRDDKTSLDAFVSTFPAGTVSGAPKIRAMEIISECERSPRGFYAGCAGYISYNGNLDTCITIRSAMVKPDKTIIRAGAGIVYDSIPAKEYHEVEGKLKALFTAIDRIKNLEGENVFAN; encoded by the coding sequence TTTGCTGGAAAGTGCAAATCTGGACAAGACTTTTTCAAGGTTTTCGTTTTTCGGAATAAATCCAAGCGAAATTGTTTCACTTAAAAACGGCAGTCTTAACGTTGAGAAAAACGGCAAAAAAACAAAAATCGATATAAATCCGGTGGACTATCTCAACAGCAAAATAGAAAAATTTAACGGATATGCGGATCCCAAGTTCGGAGCATTTTCCGGAGGATATGTGGGTTATTTCGGTTATGAATTCATCAACTATACGGGGACTCTAAGACATAAACTCACCGAGCCTGCCGATGAAAACCTCATTTATCTAATGCTTATGAATGAATTCTATGTCTTTGACAACAGGACAGGAAGGGTTTATGCCGCCTGTAATGCAGAAACTAACGGAAATTTAGAAAGTAATTACGAAACAGCCGTAAAAAGAACAAGAAAAATGGCTGATGAAATAAACGACTTCAATTTTGACAACTACACATCCGCTGATAAACTGAGCGTTTCAAAAGAATTTTCTAAAGAAGAATTCGAAAAAACGGTTAATAAGCTAAAATCCGATATCGCTGACGGGGAGCTTATACAATGCGTCTTTTCCAATAAATATGAAGTAAAGGGAAGCATCCATCCTCTGAGCTTTTACAGATCCTTAAGAAATGTAAATCCTTCTCCATATATGTTTTATTTCAAAATGAAAGATAAAACAATGCTGGGCTCATCCCCTGAAATTCATCTGAAAGTGGAAAGCGGTAAGGCAACACTAAAACCGATAGCCGGGACATATCCCGTCGGAGAGGATATTGAAAAAATCAAAAAAGAGCTTCTTGAAGATGAAAAGGAAAAATCCGAACATCTGATGCTTCTTGATCTGGCCAGAAACGACCTTTACACAAGTTGTGACACCGATTCAGTAAAAGTGGAGAAATCTTTTAATGCGGAAGTCTATTCACACGTAGTCCATATCGTTTCAGAGGTATCGGGAAGACTCAGAGATGACAAAACATCACTCGATGCATTTGTAAGCACATTCCCGGCAGGGACGGTAAGTGGTGCACCTAAAATCAGAGCAATGGAAATAATAAGTGAGTGTGAAAGATCACCGAGAGGATTTTACGCAGGCTGCGCCGGTTATATCTCTTATAACGGAAATCTTGATACATGCATAACCATCAGAAGCGCCATGGTAAAACCCGATAAGACAATCATTCGGGCAGGAGCCGGCATCGTTTACGACAGTATACCGGCAAAGGAATACCATGAAGTGGAAGGTAAGCTGAAAGCACTCTTCACGGCTATAGACAGAATAAAAAATCTGGAGGGCGAAAATGTTTTTGCTAATTGA